Proteins encoded together in one Pseudomonas sp. ADAK13 window:
- a CDS encoding TonB-dependent receptor family protein, which produces MDPIFRGELQKLTLAVRQATWLAMVGLGSALVFSASVQADDEVTPTTGTRLKTVTVEAQKITPVEAAKSQLSEVPGGTSVVDSEQVAKGRTATLQDTLAYQPGVFVQSTGGNDAAKISIRGSGANTSPGYFREGIKFLFDGLPITGPGGTPYEFLNGSGVNYTEILRGANAFQYGALSLGGAINFVNQTGYTAPGLRVRAETGSYGYNKQSLSVGGVEGAFDYYLNADNYRSDGYRDYSLSKSQGVVANFGYRFSPQLETRVMLRYRDEFHNDPSATTLDAVKHHSDRASATAESSGAGSRRPGSVWLGSKTTYTFEDDATLSVGFVYYQYAHNNSPNSPSNPSYWDWHDLSAVINYDRRDTLFGHESRSSLAFTSTEHLKGQVDSTFANKQTRKFVDYSSSFDHVFSLGNDLELVDGLWLTSGVSAINVRRHADVKDALVANTTTYPSDVTYDNWSLAPRLGVRYEFTPQLQVFANVSRSVDPPASWEYSGSGPTTPYVRPLVEQKANTVEIGIKGSSGIFDGSLALYRSWVKNELLNVQIIPATSTAAAITGAFNATPTIHQGIEAGLNTRLWENTSGEKVTLRQVYTYNDFYYRHDPTFGDNQLPGIPKHIYQGELQYQHPAGFYTGVNVQSASRTAVDYANSFYAPSYTIFGANVGYETPSKDWKVSLDVKNLTNQKYVTAVQPLYDAKGQDTASLYPGDGIGAYVAVEMRY; this is translated from the coding sequence ATGGATCCAATCTTTCGGGGAGAGTTGCAAAAGTTGACACTTGCCGTGCGGCAAGCAACTTGGCTGGCGATGGTCGGGCTGGGCTCAGCCCTGGTTTTTTCCGCCAGTGTGCAGGCAGATGACGAGGTCACACCGACGACCGGAACACGGCTAAAGACGGTGACAGTAGAGGCACAAAAAATCACGCCCGTTGAGGCAGCCAAAAGTCAGTTGTCCGAAGTGCCAGGCGGCACCAGCGTGGTCGACAGCGAACAGGTGGCCAAGGGACGAACCGCCACCTTGCAGGACACCCTCGCCTATCAGCCGGGTGTGTTCGTGCAGTCCACCGGCGGCAACGACGCGGCCAAGATTTCCATTCGTGGATCTGGGGCCAACACCTCGCCGGGGTATTTCCGTGAGGGCATCAAGTTCCTGTTCGACGGCTTGCCGATCACCGGCCCAGGCGGCACACCTTACGAATTCCTCAACGGTTCGGGGGTGAACTACACCGAAATCCTGCGGGGTGCCAACGCCTTCCAATACGGCGCGCTGAGCCTTGGCGGCGCCATCAATTTCGTCAACCAGACCGGCTACACCGCACCCGGGCTGCGGGTGCGGGCGGAAACCGGGAGCTACGGCTACAACAAGCAAAGCCTGAGCGTCGGCGGCGTCGAGGGTGCGTTCGATTACTACCTGAATGCCGACAACTACCGCAGCGACGGCTACCGCGACTACAGCCTGTCGAAGAGCCAGGGCGTGGTGGCCAACTTTGGCTACCGCTTCAGCCCGCAACTCGAAACCCGGGTGATGCTGCGTTACCGCGACGAGTTCCACAACGACCCGAGCGCCACCACCCTGGATGCGGTCAAGCACCACTCCGACCGCGCCAGTGCCACCGCCGAAAGCAGCGGCGCCGGCAGCCGTCGCCCCGGCAGCGTATGGCTGGGCAGCAAGACCACCTACACCTTTGAGGACGACGCCACCCTGTCGGTGGGTTTCGTCTACTACCAGTACGCCCACAACAACAGCCCGAACAGCCCGAGCAACCCCAGCTACTGGGACTGGCATGACCTGAGCGCGGTGATCAACTACGACCGGCGCGACACCCTGTTCGGCCACGAAAGCCGCTCCAGCCTGGCCTTCACCTCCACCGAACACCTCAAGGGCCAGGTCGACTCCACCTTCGCCAACAAACAGACGCGCAAGTTCGTCGACTACAGCTCCTCGTTCGATCATGTGTTCTCCCTGGGCAACGACCTGGAACTGGTGGACGGCCTGTGGCTGACCAGCGGCGTATCGGCGATCAACGTGCGCCGCCACGCCGATGTCAAGGACGCCCTGGTGGCCAACACCACCACTTACCCGAGCGACGTGACCTACGACAACTGGAGCCTGGCCCCGCGACTGGGCGTGCGTTACGAGTTCACCCCGCAACTGCAAGTGTTCGCCAACGTCAGCCGCTCGGTCGATCCACCGGCGTCGTGGGAATACTCCGGCTCCGGGCCGACCACGCCGTACGTGAGGCCGCTGGTGGAGCAGAAAGCCAATACCGTTGAAATTGGGATCAAGGGTTCATCAGGCATCTTCGACGGCAGCCTGGCGCTCTACCGTTCGTGGGTGAAAAATGAATTGCTCAACGTGCAGATCATCCCGGCCACCTCCACTGCCGCGGCGATCACCGGTGCCTTCAACGCGACACCGACGATCCACCAAGGCATCGAGGCCGGCTTGAATACGCGCCTGTGGGAAAACACCTCGGGTGAAAAGGTCACCTTGCGCCAGGTGTACACCTACAACGACTTCTACTACCGGCACGACCCGACCTTCGGCGACAACCAGTTGCCGGGGATTCCGAAGCATATCTACCAGGGCGAGCTGCAGTATCAGCACCCGGCGGGCTTCTATACCGGGGTGAACGTGCAATCGGCCTCGCGTACGGCGGTGGACTATGCCAACAGCTTCTATGCGCCCTCCTACACCATCTTCGGGGCGAATGTGGGGTATGAAACGCCGAGCAAAGACTGGAAGGTGTCGCTGGATGTGAAGAACCTGACCAATCAGAAATACGTGACGGCGGTGCAACCGCTGTATGACGCGAAGGGCCAGGATACGGCGTCGTTGTATCCGGGGGATGGGATTGGGGCGTATGTGGCGGTGGAAATGCGCTATTGA
- the thrS gene encoding threonine--tRNA ligase → MPTITLPDGSQRSFDHSVSVAEVAASIGAGLAKATVAGKVDGKLVDASDLITGDASLQIITPKDQEGLEIIRHSCAHLIGHAVKQLYPTAKMVIGPVIDEGFYYDIAYERPFTPDDLAAIEQRMHALIEKDYDVIKKVTPRAEVIDVFTARGEDYKLRLVEDMPDEQAMGLYYHEEYVDMCRGPHVPNTRFLKSFKLTKLSGAYWRGDAKNEQLQRIYGTAWADKKQLAAYIQRIEEAEKRDHRKIGKRLNLFHLQEEAPGMVFWHPNGWTLYQVLEQYMRKVQRDNGYLEIKTPQVVDRSLWEKSGHWANYADNMFTTQSENRDYAIKPMNCPCHVQVFNQGLKSYRELPMRLAEFGACHRNEPSGALHGIMRVRGFTQDDAHIFCTEEQMQAESAAFIKLTMDVYRDFGFTEVEMKLSTRPEKRVGSDELWDRAESALAAALDSAGLAYDLQPGEGAFYGPKIEFSLKDCLGRVWQCGTLQLDFNLPIRLGAEYVSEDNSRKHPVMLHRAILGSFERFVGILIEHYEGAFPAWLAPTQAVIMNITDKQADFAAEVEKTLNESGFRAKSDLRNEKIGFKIREHTLLKVPYLLVIGDREVEMQTVAVRTREGADLGSMPVAQFAEFLAQAVSRRGRPDSE, encoded by the coding sequence ATGCCAACTATTACTCTTCCCGACGGCAGTCAACGTTCATTCGATCATTCGGTTTCCGTAGCCGAGGTCGCCGCATCCATTGGTGCCGGCCTGGCCAAGGCCACCGTGGCCGGTAAAGTCGACGGCAAGCTGGTGGACGCCAGCGATCTGATCACCGGCGATGCCAGTCTGCAAATCATTACGCCCAAGGATCAAGAGGGGCTGGAGATCATTCGCCACTCTTGCGCGCACCTGATTGGCCACGCGGTCAAGCAGCTGTACCCCACCGCGAAGATGGTTATCGGCCCGGTCATCGACGAAGGCTTCTATTACGACATCGCCTACGAGCGTCCTTTCACTCCGGACGACCTGGCGGCCATCGAGCAGCGCATGCACGCGCTGATCGAGAAAGATTACGACGTCATCAAGAAAGTCACTCCGCGTGCCGAAGTGATCGACGTGTTCACTGCCCGCGGCGAAGACTACAAGCTGCGTCTGGTGGAAGACATGCCGGACGAGCAGGCCATGGGCCTGTATTACCACGAAGAATACGTCGACATGTGCCGTGGCCCGCACGTGCCGAACACGCGCTTCCTGAAGTCGTTCAAGCTGACCAAGCTGTCGGGTGCCTACTGGCGCGGTGACGCTAAGAATGAACAACTGCAGCGGATCTACGGCACTGCCTGGGCTGACAAGAAGCAGCTGGCGGCCTACATCCAGCGTATCGAAGAAGCCGAAAAACGCGACCACCGCAAGATCGGCAAGCGCCTGAACCTGTTCCATCTCCAGGAAGAAGCGCCGGGCATGGTGTTCTGGCACCCGAACGGCTGGACCCTGTACCAGGTGCTCGAGCAGTACATGCGCAAGGTTCAGCGCGACAACGGCTACCTGGAAATCAAGACGCCGCAAGTCGTTGACCGCAGCCTGTGGGAGAAATCCGGGCACTGGGCCAACTACGCCGACAACATGTTCACCACCCAGTCGGAAAACCGCGACTACGCCATCAAGCCGATGAACTGCCCGTGCCACGTACAGGTGTTCAACCAGGGCCTGAAGAGCTACCGCGAGTTGCCGATGCGTCTGGCCGAGTTCGGTGCCTGCCACCGTAACGAGCCGTCGGGTGCACTGCACGGCATCATGCGTGTGCGTGGCTTCACTCAGGATGACGCCCACATCTTCTGCACCGAAGAGCAGATGCAGGCTGAATCCGCTGCGTTCATCAAGCTGACCATGGACGTGTACCGCGATTTCGGCTTCACCGAAGTCGAAATGAAGCTGTCCACTCGTCCGGAAAAACGCGTCGGTTCCGACGAGCTGTGGGATCGCGCCGAGTCGGCACTGGCTGCAGCGCTCGACAGTGCGGGGCTTGCGTACGACCTGCAGCCGGGCGAGGGCGCGTTCTACGGTCCGAAGATCGAGTTCTCGCTGAAAGATTGCCTTGGACGTGTCTGGCAGTGTGGTACCCTGCAGCTCGATTTTAACCTGCCGATCCGTTTGGGAGCCGAATACGTCTCCGAAGACAACAGCCGTAAACACCCGGTTATGCTGCACCGGGCGATCCTCGGCTCGTTCGAACGGTTCGTCGGGATCCTGATCGAGCACTACGAGGGTGCATTCCCTGCGTGGCTGGCTCCGACCCAGGCAGTGATCATGAATATCACTGATAAACAGGCAGATTTTGCCGCTGAAGTTGAAAAAACTCTCAATGAAAGCGGGTTTCGTGCCAAGTCCGACTTGAGAAATGAAAAGATCGGCTTTAAAATCCGCGAGCATACTTTGCTCAAGGTTCCCTATCTTTTGGTTATCGGAGATCGGGAAGTCGAGATGCAGACTGTCGCTGTGCGTACTCGTGAAGGTGCTGACCTGGGCTCGATGCCCGTCGCCCAGTTCGCTGAGTTCCTCGCGCAAGCGGTTTCCCGGCGTGGTCGCCCAGATTCGGAGTAA
- a CDS encoding CmcJ/NvfI family oxidoreductase, whose product MGTHQTHLAPPSVIGELNYLLDTGERPVNYTFPQPDGSPKRSGVLDPTQVSIHNARLLDEPAHLDLQGFEKIDHTSGVLNLENEDQVREHYHPETEALLKQQTGAVKVVIFDHTIRVDEHGREDRGLREPVRYVHNDQTERSAIRRVRDHLPADEAEQRLLKRFAIINVWRPIGAPVLSTPLALCDARSMAESDLLPSDLVYRDKVGETFSVKANPAHRWYYYPQLRPDEVLLLKIHDSRGDVARRSAHTAFDDPTTPVDAPSRRSIEVRALVFFGE is encoded by the coding sequence ATGGGAACGCATCAGACTCATCTCGCCCCGCCATCGGTTATCGGTGAACTCAACTACCTGCTGGATACCGGTGAGCGGCCGGTGAACTACACCTTCCCGCAGCCAGACGGCAGCCCCAAGCGCAGCGGCGTGCTGGACCCGACTCAAGTTAGCATCCACAACGCCCGGCTGCTCGACGAACCGGCCCATCTTGATCTTCAGGGCTTCGAGAAGATCGACCACACCAGTGGCGTGCTGAACCTGGAAAACGAGGACCAGGTTCGCGAGCATTACCATCCGGAAACCGAAGCCTTGCTCAAGCAACAGACAGGTGCGGTCAAGGTGGTGATCTTCGACCACACCATCCGGGTGGACGAGCACGGACGCGAGGATCGTGGGCTGCGTGAGCCGGTGCGTTACGTGCACAACGACCAGACCGAGCGCTCGGCGATTCGCCGGGTACGTGATCATCTGCCTGCGGATGAGGCGGAACAGCGACTGCTGAAACGGTTTGCGATTATTAACGTTTGGCGGCCGATTGGTGCACCGGTCCTGAGTACCCCACTCGCCTTGTGCGATGCGCGAAGCATGGCCGAGAGCGACTTGCTGCCCAGCGACCTGGTGTACCGGGACAAGGTTGGCGAGACTTTTTCGGTCAAGGCCAACCCGGCGCATCGCTGGTATTACTACCCGCAGCTGCGGCCGGATGAGGTGTTGTTGCTGAAGATTCATGACTCGCGTGGCGATGTTGCCAGGCGCAGCGCACATACCGCGTTTGATGACCCGACTACGCCGGTGGATGCGCCATCCAGGAGGAGTATTGAAGTGCGGGCGTTGGTGTTTTTTGGGGAGTGA
- the rplT gene encoding 50S ribosomal protein L20, translating to MARVKRGVIARKRHKKILKLAKGYYGARSRVFRVAKQAVIKAGQYAYRDRRQKKRQFRALWIARINAGARVNGLSYSRFIAGLKKASIEIDRKVLADLAVNEKAAFAAIVEKAKATLA from the coding sequence ATGGCTCGTGTAAAGCGTGGCGTCATTGCCCGTAAACGTCACAAAAAAATTCTGAAACTTGCTAAAGGCTACTACGGCGCGCGTTCACGCGTATTCCGTGTTGCCAAGCAAGCGGTAATCAAGGCTGGCCAATACGCCTACCGTGACCGTCGTCAGAAAAAACGTCAGTTCCGCGCTCTGTGGATCGCCCGTATCAACGCTGGTGCACGTGTTAACGGTCTGTCCTACAGCCGTTTCATCGCTGGCCTGAAAAAAGCGTCCATCGAGATCGACCGTAAGGTTCTGGCTGATCTGGCAGTGAACGAAAAAGCGGCGTTTGCTGCGATTGTCGAGAAAGCTAAAGCCACCTTGGCTTAA
- the infC gene encoding translation initiation factor IF-3 encodes MIIKREMRQDKRAAPKAPINENISAREVRLIGADGEQIGIVSIDEALRIAEESKLDLVEISADAIPPVCRVMDYGKSIFEKKKQIAAAKKNQKQIQVKEIKFRPGTEEGDYQVKLRNLVRFLSDGDRAKVSLRFRGREMAHQELGMELLKRVEADLLEYGSVEQHPKMEGRQLIMVIAPKKKK; translated from the coding sequence ATTATTATTAAGCGTGAAATGAGACAAGATAAACGAGCTGCACCGAAAGCCCCGATCAACGAGAATATCTCGGCACGCGAGGTTCGGTTAATTGGCGCTGACGGCGAGCAGATTGGCATCGTCTCGATTGATGAAGCGCTTCGTATTGCTGAAGAGTCCAAATTGGACCTGGTGGAAATCTCCGCCGATGCAATCCCGCCCGTTTGCCGGGTGATGGACTACGGCAAGTCGATCTTCGAAAAGAAGAAGCAGATTGCCGCGGCGAAGAAGAACCAGAAGCAGATTCAAGTAAAAGAAATCAAGTTTCGTCCAGGGACGGAGGAAGGGGATTACCAGGTAAAACTGCGCAACCTGGTACGTTTCCTGAGTGATGGGGACAGGGCCAAGGTATCCTTGCGATTCCGCGGCCGTGAGATGGCCCACCAGGAGCTGGGGATGGAACTCCTCAAGCGGGTTGAAGCTGACCTGCTCGAGTACGGTTCGGTCGAACAGCATCCTAAGATGGAAGGACGCCAGCTGATCATGGTCATCGCCCCGAAAAAGAAGAAGTAA
- the rpmI gene encoding 50S ribosomal protein L35: MPKMKTKSGAAKRFLKTANGIKHKHAFKSHILTKMSTKRKRQLRGSSLLHPSDVAKVERMLRLR; encoded by the coding sequence ATGCCAAAAATGAAAACTAAAAGTGGTGCTGCTAAGCGGTTTCTGAAAACTGCTAACGGTATCAAGCACAAGCACGCTTTCAAGAGCCACATCCTGACTAAAATGTCGACCAAGCGTAAGCGTCAACTGCGCGGTAGCAGCTTGCTGCATCCGTCTGACGTGGCAAAAGTCGAGCGCATGCTGCGCCTTCGTTAA
- the pheS gene encoding phenylalanine--tRNA ligase subunit alpha, giving the protein MENLDALVSQALEAVQSAEDINALEQIRVHYLGKKGELTQVMKTLGNLPAEERPQVGALINVAKERVTEVLNARKASLEEADLAAKLAAESIDVTLPGRGQTSGGLHPITRTLERIEQFFTHIGYGIAEGPEVEDDYHNFEALNIPGHHPARSMHDTFYFNANMLLRTHTSPVQVRTMESQKPPIRIVCPGRVYRSDSDITHSPMFHQVEGLLVDRDINFADLKGTIEEFLRVFFEKELAVRFRPSFFPFTEPSAEVDMECVMCSGKGCRVCKQTGWLEVMGCGMVHPNVLRMSGIDPEEFSGFAFGMGVERLAMLRYGVNDLRLFFDNDLRFLAQFR; this is encoded by the coding sequence ATGGAAAACCTGGATGCGCTGGTCTCTCAAGCACTAGAGGCTGTGCAAAGCGCAGAAGATATCAATGCCCTGGAGCAAATCCGGGTTCACTACCTTGGCAAAAAGGGTGAATTGACTCAGGTGATGAAGACCCTGGGGAATTTGCCGGCTGAAGAGCGTCCGCAAGTCGGCGCGCTGATCAACGTGGCCAAGGAGCGTGTTACAGAGGTTCTCAATGCGCGCAAGGCGTCGCTCGAGGAGGCCGATCTTGCGGCCAAGCTCGCTGCCGAGTCCATTGACGTGACCCTGCCTGGCCGTGGCCAGACCTCGGGCGGCCTGCATCCGATTACCCGGACTCTGGAACGTATCGAGCAGTTCTTCACCCACATCGGCTACGGCATTGCCGAAGGCCCTGAGGTCGAAGACGACTATCACAACTTCGAGGCGCTCAACATCCCAGGCCATCACCCGGCCCGGTCGATGCATGACACCTTCTATTTCAATGCGAACATGCTGCTGCGCACCCATACCTCGCCGGTACAGGTCCGCACCATGGAATCGCAGAAGCCGCCGATCCGCATCGTCTGCCCAGGCCGTGTGTACCGCAGCGACTCCGATATCACCCACTCGCCGATGTTCCACCAGGTCGAAGGCCTGCTGGTTGATCGCGACATCAACTTCGCCGACCTCAAAGGCACCATCGAAGAGTTCCTGCGGGTGTTCTTCGAGAAAGAGCTGGCGGTGCGTTTCCGTCCCTCGTTCTTCCCGTTCACCGAGCCTTCCGCTGAAGTCGACATGGAATGCGTGATGTGCAGCGGTAAAGGCTGCCGCGTCTGCAAACAGACTGGCTGGCTGGAAGTGATGGGTTGCGGCATGGTTCACCCCAACGTGCTGCGCATGTCCGGGATCGACCCGGAAGAATTCTCGGGCTTTGCCTTCGGCATGGGCGTTGAGCGTCTGGCCATGCTGCGTTACGGCGTGAACGACTTGCGTCTGTTCTTCGACAACGACTTGCGGTTCCTCGCGCAATTTCGCTAG
- the ihfA gene encoding integration host factor subunit alpha → MGALTKAEMAERLYEELGLNKREAKELVELFFEEIRHALEDNEQVKLSGFGNFDLRDKRQRPGRNPKTGEEIPITARRVVTFRPGQKLKARVEAYAGTKS, encoded by the coding sequence ATGGGGGCTTTGACGAAAGCTGAGATGGCGGAACGTCTGTATGAAGAGCTGGGCCTGAACAAGCGCGAGGCCAAGGAATTGGTCGAGCTGTTCTTTGAAGAAATCAGGCACGCTCTTGAAGACAACGAACAGGTCAAATTGTCCGGTTTCGGCAATTTTGACCTGCGGGACAAACGCCAGCGGCCTGGCCGCAATCCAAAAACGGGAGAAGAAATCCCGATCACGGCTCGCCGTGTGGTCACCTTTCGTCCAGGGCAGAAGTTGAAGGCCCGAGTTGAGGCTTATGCTGGAACCAAGTCATAA
- the pheT gene encoding phenylalanine--tRNA ligase subunit beta, which translates to MKFSEQWLRGWVSPQVSRDELVARLSMAGLEVDSVTPAAGVFSGVVVGEVLSTEQHPDADKLRVCQVSNGAETFQVVCGAPNVRPGLKIPFAMIGAELPGDFKIKKAKLRGVESNGMLCSQAELQVGEGNDGLMELPADAPVGQDIRVYLELEDASIEVDLTPNRGDCLSLAGLAREVGALYAAAVTRPVVAAVPAVHDEVRSIEVLAPNACPRYLGRVIRNVDLSKPTPLWMVERLRRSEVRSIDAAVDITNYVMLELGQPLHAFDLAEINGGIRVRMAEEGEKLVLLDGQEVSLRADTLVIADHSRALAIAGVMGGEHSGVSATTRDIFLESAFFDQIAIAGKARSYGLHTDASHRYERGVDWQLAREAMERATGLLLEITGGEAGPIIETVSEQHLPSVAPIVLRAKAVEQMLGLVIDPVEIERLLSALGLGISAGEAGQWHVEVPSHRFDISLEVDLIEELARLYGYNRLPVRYPQARLAPQPKAEARAHLPELRRLLVARGYQEAVTYSFIDPKQFELFNPGVEPLLLANPISNDMAAMRSSLWPGLVKALSHNLNRQQDRVRMFESGLRFVGQLDGLKQEPMLAGVVCGSRLPEGWAQGRDTVDFFDVKADVEAVLGFAGALDAFTFTPGKHPALHPGQTARIEREGRLVGFVGAIHPELSKTLGLDRPVFVFELVLAEVASGKMPKFSELSRFPEVRRDLALIADQGVAASAVLDVIRENAGEWLTDLRLFDVYQGKGIDPHRKSLAVGLTWQHPSRTLNDDEVNTTTQNILTSLEQRLNATLRK; encoded by the coding sequence ATGAAATTCAGTGAACAATGGCTGCGTGGCTGGGTAAGCCCGCAGGTAAGTCGCGACGAGCTGGTTGCCCGTCTGTCGATGGCCGGCCTTGAGGTCGATAGCGTTACGCCGGCCGCCGGTGTTTTCAGTGGCGTGGTAGTGGGCGAGGTGCTGAGCACCGAGCAGCACCCGGACGCCGACAAATTGCGTGTATGCCAGGTCAGCAATGGCGCGGAAACGTTCCAGGTCGTGTGCGGAGCGCCCAACGTGCGCCCGGGCCTGAAAATCCCGTTCGCCATGATCGGTGCCGAGCTGCCGGGCGACTTCAAGATCAAGAAGGCCAAGCTGCGTGGCGTTGAATCCAACGGCATGCTGTGTTCCCAGGCAGAGCTGCAGGTCGGTGAAGGCAATGATGGCCTGATGGAGCTGCCGGCCGACGCGCCAGTGGGCCAGGACATCCGTGTCTACCTGGAGCTGGAAGACGCCAGCATCGAGGTCGACCTGACCCCGAACCGCGGCGACTGCCTGTCCCTGGCTGGCCTGGCGCGTGAAGTCGGCGCCCTGTACGCCGCAGCCGTGACCCGCCCGGTGGTTGCAGCGGTACCTGCCGTGCACGACGAAGTACGTTCCATCGAAGTGCTGGCACCCAACGCCTGCCCACGTTATCTGGGTCGTGTGATCCGTAATGTCGACCTGTCGAAGCCAACCCCGCTGTGGATGGTTGAGCGTCTGCGTCGCTCCGAAGTGCGCAGCATTGATGCTGCCGTCGACATCACCAACTACGTGATGCTGGAGCTGGGCCAACCGCTGCACGCATTCGATCTCGCCGAAATCAATGGCGGCATCCGCGTGCGCATGGCCGAGGAAGGCGAGAAGCTGGTGCTGCTCGACGGCCAGGAAGTCAGCCTGCGCGCCGACACCCTGGTGATTGCTGACCATTCCCGCGCCCTGGCGATTGCCGGCGTGATGGGTGGCGAGCACAGCGGCGTGTCCGCAACCACCCGCGACATTTTCCTCGAAAGCGCCTTCTTCGATCAGATCGCCATCGCTGGCAAGGCCCGTTCCTACGGCCTGCACACCGACGCCTCACACCGCTACGAGCGTGGCGTGGACTGGCAATTGGCCCGTGAAGCCATGGAGCGCGCCACTGGCCTGCTGCTGGAAATCACTGGCGGCGAAGCCGGCCCGATCATCGAAACCGTCAGCGAGCAGCACCTGCCGTCGGTTGCGCCAATCGTCCTGCGTGCCAAAGCCGTTGAGCAAATGCTTGGCCTGGTGATCGACCCGGTTGAAATCGAGCGCCTGCTGTCAGCACTCGGCCTCGGCATCTCTGCAGGTGAAGCAGGGCAGTGGCACGTAGAAGTGCCAAGCCATCGCTTCGATATCAGCCTGGAAGTCGACCTGATCGAAGAGCTGGCCCGCCTGTACGGCTACAACCGCCTGCCGGTTCGTTACCCGCAAGCGCGCCTGGCGCCGCAGCCGAAAGCCGAAGCCCGTGCACACCTGCCGGAACTGCGCCGCCTGCTGGTTGCCCGTGGTTATCAGGAAGCGGTGACCTACAGCTTCATCGATCCAAAGCAGTTCGAACTGTTCAACCCAGGTGTCGAGCCGCTGTTGTTGGCTAACCCGATCTCCAACGACATGGCCGCCATGCGCTCGTCGCTGTGGCCGGGCCTGGTGAAAGCGCTGTCCCATAACCTGAACCGTCAGCAAGACCGCGTGCGTATGTTCGAAAGCGGCCTGCGTTTTGTTGGTCAGCTGGATGGCCTGAAGCAAGAGCCGATGCTGGCTGGCGTTGTCTGCGGCAGCCGTTTGCCGGAAGGCTGGGCACAAGGTCGCGACACCGTCGACTTCTTCGACGTCAAGGCCGATGTGGAAGCGGTGCTGGGCTTTGCCGGTGCGCTGGATGCCTTCACTTTCACCCCGGGCAAACACCCTGCGTTGCACCCGGGCCAGACCGCGCGTATCGAACGTGAAGGTCGCCTGGTGGGCTTTGTTGGCGCGATTCACCCTGAACTGTCGAAAACTTTGGGACTGGACCGTCCAGTCTTCGTTTTTGAGCTAGTCTTGGCTGAAGTCGCTTCGGGCAAAATGCCTAAATTCAGCGAGTTGTCGCGTTTCCCTGAAGTACGACGTGATCTGGCGCTGATTGCCGATCAGGGTGTTGCGGCCAGTGCTGTTCTGGACGTAATCCGTGAAAATGCAGGGGAATGGCTGACAGACCTCAGGCTATTTGACGTTTATCAGGGTAAAGGCATTGATCCGCATAGAAAAAGCCTTGCAGTTGGCTTGACCTGGCAGCATCCATCGCGCACTCTTAATGACGATGAGGTGAATACGACGACGCAAAATATCCTCACCTCGCTCGAACAAAGGTTGAACGCCACGTTAAGGAAGTGA
- a CDS encoding MerR family transcriptional regulator, translated as MLEPSHNDELPVIPGKRYFTIGEVSELCAVKPHVLRYWEQEFPQLNPVKRTGNRRYYQRQDVLMIRQIRALLYDQGFTISGARQRMSGDEAKDDTTQYKQMIRQMISELEDVLVVLKK; from the coding sequence ATGCTGGAACCAAGTCATAACGACGAACTGCCCGTCATCCCAGGCAAACGCTACTTCACCATTGGTGAAGTCAGCGAGCTCTGTGCGGTAAAGCCGCACGTGCTGCGCTATTGGGAGCAGGAGTTTCCTCAACTCAACCCCGTCAAACGCACCGGGAACCGTCGGTATTATCAGCGCCAGGATGTGCTGATGATCCGACAGATCCGTGCGTTGCTTTACGACCAGGGGTTCACCATCAGCGGCGCGCGTCAGCGTATGTCCGGTGATGAAGCCAAAGACGACACCACCCAATACAAGCAAATGATCCGCCAGATGATCTCCGAACTCGAAGATGTGCTGGTGGTTTTGAAGAAGTAA